The proteins below are encoded in one region of Bremerella sp. P1:
- a CDS encoding efflux RND transporter permease subunit has product MLARFFIDRPIFAWVISIIIVLAGTICVWILPIAQYPEIAPPTVSVTCQYPGASADVVAETVAAPIEQQVVGVEDRLYMSSQSASDGSYTLTVTFALGTDLDMAQVLVQNRVAQATPLLPDVVKATGVTTKKKSPNILLAVNLFSEDDPETGKPILDNLYLSNYATIQIRDQLASLEGVGDVGILGQQDYSMRVWLNPNALASRSMSAGDVVASLKEQNVQVAAGQIGQPPVPPGQEMQLTMTTLGRLKTPEQFEDIVVKTGSDGQITRIRDIGHVELGAKNLNTLCRFDQKASAGIGIFQLPGSNALDVGDRVKQKMEELKEKFPPGLKYEIGYDTTPFIKESVEEVFKTLRDAIILVAIVVLFFLQDWKAVMLPLIDVGVSLVGTFAILAIMGFTLNNLTLFGLVLAIGIVVDDAIVVLENIERWIGMGYKVRDATIHAMEEITGPIVAITLVLSSVFFPSAFLGGVTGQFFRQFALTIAAAMLISAMNAMTMTPARATSIFRDPKPGEDHTQHREALPWWGIAALGGVLFVWLGSIFLGGSSAHGEEGMALWMQAALFVPGVVVGYMLSHTVNLALAAVFGVFNRFFDWVTNFYGRAIASLLRISVVAVIVYVGLIGLTGYGFNAVPAGFIPTQDQGYLVFDVQLPDSASRERTDAVMTQVEKIAMETPGIAHVVDVSGQSFVQNAVSSNLGGGFFSLAPFSERTSKETTSEYIAMELRKKFSKIQEARVSVFEAPPINGLGNAGGFKLMVEDRGDNGYAVLQAQADRLANLALEQPGIVVAFSTFRANTPQLFVDIDREKCKSMGVELDAVFEALQVYMGGYYVNDFNRFGRTWQVNVQADSKFRVNAETVRQFKVKSVTGEMVPLGTLCTIEDSTGPMFINRYNNFPAAAINGVNVPIVSTGEVLTMMNDLAAQELPASMEAEWTEISFLQEQASQFQSFKDVLQNPISALVGAVILVYLILAALYESWELPVTIILVVPMCVLAALTGVMIAHMALNIFVQIGFVVLVGLACKNAILVVEFAKDLMEKENKPLLEATVQACIVRLRPIVMTSFAFILGVAPLLWGHGAGAEMRFSLGVAVFSGMLGVTGFGLIFTPVFFYVVMKVLQKEGLSPIHSQEPQPEPPSEP; this is encoded by the coding sequence GTGCTGGCTCGCTTTTTTATCGACCGCCCCATCTTTGCCTGGGTCATCTCTATCATCATCGTTTTGGCGGGTACGATTTGTGTCTGGATCTTGCCCATCGCTCAATATCCGGAAATCGCCCCTCCCACGGTTTCGGTTACTTGCCAATACCCCGGAGCAAGTGCGGATGTTGTCGCCGAGACGGTCGCCGCTCCGATCGAGCAACAGGTCGTCGGGGTCGAGGACCGCCTGTACATGTCCTCGCAGTCAGCGAGCGACGGAAGCTACACGCTCACCGTTACCTTCGCGCTGGGAACCGACCTGGATATGGCCCAGGTTCTGGTGCAAAACCGCGTCGCCCAGGCTACCCCGCTTTTGCCCGATGTGGTCAAAGCAACCGGCGTAACGACCAAGAAGAAGTCTCCCAATATCTTGCTCGCCGTGAACCTCTTTTCGGAAGACGATCCCGAAACCGGTAAGCCGATTCTCGATAACCTTTACCTGAGCAATTACGCCACGATTCAGATTCGCGATCAGCTTGCCAGCCTCGAGGGAGTGGGCGATGTGGGCATCCTTGGCCAGCAAGATTACAGCATGCGGGTCTGGTTGAATCCCAATGCTCTTGCATCGCGCAGCATGTCAGCCGGTGACGTTGTCGCCTCCTTGAAGGAGCAGAACGTCCAGGTTGCTGCGGGTCAGATCGGACAACCACCAGTCCCTCCAGGGCAAGAGATGCAACTGACGATGACAACCCTCGGGCGGCTGAAAACGCCTGAGCAATTTGAAGACATCGTCGTCAAAACGGGAAGCGATGGTCAAATCACACGGATTCGTGATATCGGCCACGTTGAACTCGGGGCCAAGAACTTGAATACGCTCTGCCGGTTCGACCAAAAGGCTTCGGCTGGGATCGGCATCTTCCAACTGCCTGGCTCCAACGCGCTCGATGTCGGCGATCGAGTGAAACAGAAGATGGAAGAGCTCAAGGAAAAGTTCCCGCCCGGCCTCAAGTACGAGATTGGCTACGATACGACACCATTCATCAAAGAGTCTGTGGAAGAGGTTTTCAAAACACTGCGCGATGCCATCATTCTCGTGGCCATCGTTGTGCTCTTCTTCCTCCAGGACTGGAAAGCCGTGATGTTGCCGCTGATCGACGTCGGCGTTTCGCTCGTCGGTACGTTCGCGATCCTGGCCATCATGGGCTTTACGCTTAACAACCTGACGCTGTTTGGACTCGTCCTTGCCATTGGGATTGTGGTGGACGATGCCATCGTCGTGCTCGAGAACATCGAGCGCTGGATCGGGATGGGCTACAAGGTCCGTGACGCAACGATTCATGCCATGGAAGAAATCACCGGCCCCATCGTGGCGATCACGCTCGTGCTTAGTAGCGTGTTTTTCCCTAGTGCGTTTCTAGGAGGCGTTACCGGACAGTTCTTCCGTCAGTTTGCTTTGACGATTGCCGCGGCCATGTTGATTTCGGCCATGAACGCCATGACGATGACACCGGCCCGAGCAACGTCGATCTTCCGCGATCCGAAGCCGGGCGAAGACCATACGCAACATCGCGAAGCGCTGCCTTGGTGGGGAATTGCCGCGCTGGGCGGTGTCCTCTTCGTCTGGCTGGGAAGCATTTTCCTCGGCGGTTCGAGCGCGCATGGCGAAGAAGGAATGGCCCTTTGGATGCAAGCCGCGCTGTTCGTCCCAGGCGTCGTCGTTGGCTACATGCTATCTCATACGGTCAACCTTGCCTTGGCCGCCGTGTTTGGCGTGTTCAATCGATTCTTTGATTGGGTGACCAACTTCTACGGCCGGGCAATCGCTTCTCTTCTTCGCATTAGTGTTGTGGCAGTGATTGTCTATGTTGGCCTAATCGGACTCACCGGCTATGGCTTCAACGCAGTGCCAGCAGGCTTCATTCCTACCCAGGATCAAGGCTACCTGGTTTTCGACGTACAGCTTCCCGACTCTGCTTCGCGGGAACGAACCGATGCCGTTATGACTCAGGTAGAAAAGATCGCCATGGAGACGCCTGGCATCGCCCACGTTGTCGACGTTTCGGGTCAATCCTTCGTGCAGAACGCGGTTAGTTCCAATCTCGGCGGTGGCTTCTTCTCCCTGGCTCCTTTCTCCGAAAGAACGAGCAAGGAAACCACGTCGGAATACATCGCCATGGAGCTTCGCAAGAAGTTCAGCAAGATCCAAGAGGCCCGCGTTTCGGTGTTCGAGGCCCCTCCCATTAACGGCCTGGGGAATGCTGGCGGCTTTAAGCTGATGGTCGAAGACCGAGGGGACAATGGCTATGCCGTGCTGCAGGCCCAAGCAGATCGTCTGGCCAATTTGGCCTTAGAGCAGCCCGGCATCGTGGTCGCATTCAGTACCTTCCGTGCCAATACGCCGCAATTGTTCGTCGATATTGACCGCGAGAAGTGCAAGAGCATGGGCGTCGAGCTAGACGCCGTCTTTGAAGCACTCCAGGTCTATATGGGTGGCTACTACGTGAATGACTTCAATCGTTTTGGTCGAACATGGCAAGTCAACGTCCAGGCAGATTCCAAGTTCCGCGTGAATGCTGAAACGGTCCGGCAGTTCAAAGTCAAAAGCGTGACTGGCGAAATGGTTCCGCTGGGTACCCTGTGCACGATTGAAGATAGCACCGGACCGATGTTCATCAACCGCTACAACAACTTCCCAGCTGCGGCTATCAATGGCGTAAACGTGCCGATCGTCAGCACCGGCGAAGTGCTGACGATGATGAACGATCTGGCCGCCCAAGAACTGCCAGCCTCGATGGAAGCGGAATGGACGGAAATCTCGTTTCTACAGGAACAGGCCAGTCAGTTTCAGTCGTTCAAAGATGTGCTGCAGAACCCGATCTCAGCACTTGTCGGTGCGGTGATCCTGGTTTACCTGATTCTGGCCGCACTTTACGAAAGCTGGGAGCTGCCCGTCACGATCATTCTGGTGGTTCCCATGTGCGTTCTGGCCGCACTCACCGGTGTCATGATCGCCCACATGGCGCTGAACATCTTCGTTCAAATCGGTTTTGTGGTGTTAGTGGGGCTGGCCTGTAAGAATGCAATTCTTGTGGTTGAGTTTGCCAAAGACCTGATGGAGAAAGAAAACAAGCCTCTCCTGGAAGCGACCGTTCAGGCTTGTATCGTCCGCTTGCGACCAATTGTGATGACCAGCTTTGCCTTTATCCTGGGCGTCGCGCCCTTGCTGTGGGGGCATGGTGCCGGGGCAGAGATGCGTTTCTCGCTCGGGGTCGCCGTGTTTAGCGGCATGCTGGGCGTGACCGGGTTTGGCCTGATCTTTACGCCAGTCTTCTTCTACGTCGTGATGAAGGTCTTGCAGAAAGAAGGGCTGTCGCCGATCCATAGCCAAGAGCCACAACCAGAACCGCCTTCTGAGCCATAA
- a CDS encoding GDSL-type esterase/lipase family protein, with protein MKTVFAVLALSLVALFPAISAADPTYHAVQAELVKPRDGLGNVLAKLEAGETVRVAYLGGSITAANGWRVKTTAWLKEKYPDATIEEIHAAIGGTGSDLGVFRLERDALRHKPDLLFVEFAVNDGGASPDRIWKAMEGIVRQTWETNPKTDICFVYTYRVNYEEPLRKGECPQAASAMELLADHYGIPSVNFAKKIVELESDGKLTFQSDQPEEGKIHFSKDGVHPLDAGHEIYTEVLANAIQQMAADAHPVDHQAKLASAFVSDHWQAAKMVPINPDMLSGNWKALSEDATLQKRFGNRMGQIYEATEPGSKLTFRFRGSSAKLYDLLGPDGGQVIITVDGKPREKLVPRFDSYCTYHRIATLSLAGDLDPDKVHEVTVEIHPDQPDRQPVAFRLKNPEEELKAPKYQGTNVRASQILVLGDIVP; from the coding sequence ATGAAAACCGTGTTTGCCGTTTTGGCACTTTCCCTGGTAGCCCTGTTCCCTGCGATTTCGGCGGCAGATCCCACCTATCATGCCGTGCAAGCAGAGCTTGTGAAGCCTCGCGATGGCTTGGGCAATGTGCTGGCAAAACTTGAAGCAGGCGAGACGGTTCGTGTTGCCTATCTTGGCGGGTCGATTACGGCTGCCAATGGCTGGCGTGTGAAGACGACGGCTTGGCTGAAGGAGAAATATCCAGACGCGACGATCGAGGAGATTCACGCGGCGATTGGCGGCACTGGCAGTGACTTGGGTGTATTTCGTTTAGAACGAGATGCCTTACGGCACAAGCCAGATCTTCTGTTTGTTGAGTTCGCCGTGAATGATGGTGGTGCGTCGCCCGATCGCATTTGGAAGGCGATGGAGGGGATCGTCCGTCAGACCTGGGAAACGAATCCCAAGACCGATATCTGCTTTGTTTATACGTATCGCGTGAACTACGAAGAACCACTTCGCAAAGGGGAATGTCCTCAGGCAGCATCCGCGATGGAACTATTGGCCGACCATTACGGAATTCCTTCGGTGAACTTCGCCAAGAAGATTGTCGAACTGGAATCGGATGGCAAGCTCACCTTCCAGAGTGACCAACCTGAGGAAGGCAAGATCCATTTCTCAAAGGATGGTGTTCATCCCTTGGACGCTGGCCATGAGATCTACACCGAAGTACTCGCCAATGCGATCCAGCAGATGGCAGCCGATGCTCATCCTGTCGATCATCAGGCCAAGCTGGCAAGTGCGTTCGTCAGCGACCATTGGCAAGCCGCCAAGATGGTGCCGATCAACCCAGACATGCTGAGCGGAAATTGGAAAGCGTTGTCGGAAGATGCCACGCTTCAGAAGCGATTTGGTAATCGCATGGGGCAGATCTATGAGGCGACCGAGCCAGGCAGCAAGCTGACGTTCCGCTTTCGAGGTTCGTCTGCCAAGTTGTACGACTTGCTTGGGCCCGATGGTGGCCAGGTTATCATCACGGTCGATGGTAAGCCCCGTGAGAAGCTTGTACCTCGGTTCGATAGTTACTGCACCTATCACCGCATCGCGACCCTTTCGCTGGCAGGTGACCTCGATCCGGATAAGGTTCATGAGGTTACAGTCGAAATCCATCCCGACCAGCCTGATCGTCAGCCGGTTGCTTTCCGCCTGAAGAACCCAGAGGAGGAACTGAAGGCACCCAAATACCAAGGTACGAACGTCCGCGCAAGTCAAATTCTCGTGCTGGGAGATATCGTTCCCTAA
- a CDS encoding DUF1501 domain-containing protein — protein sequence MAATPAWASSAGQRIQGQAEHVISIWLGGGMGQIDTFDPKRKGDPSKKQAGSYYNSIPTAVDGVELCEHLPKVASIMDRVTAVRTVNHSVIDEHAAATNWMHVGRPVSGTVVYPSLGSIIAHERGAVSETAPPYVLIGYPNSSRGPGFLGAQHSYLYLTETGRGPAGLSRPDGITPERQLRREKYLTALRGVQPETVDSRLRDYEAAAELSLKLSGPEFMKSFALDSEPAELRESYGGEFGQRCLLSRRLVQRGVRFIEVSHNLNFLNGAGWDVHNRGILDQHKLIREMDDAVSTLILDLENQKLLDKTLVVITTEFGRPPQFDGGGGRGHQGSAFTCVLAGGGLKHQGAYGETDELSQKIVSDPVSVPDFFATIHASLGIDYAKSLYDGDRPVPITDGGKPIAKLFG from the coding sequence ATGGCCGCGACTCCCGCCTGGGCGTCGTCCGCAGGCCAGCGCATCCAAGGTCAGGCCGAACATGTGATCTCGATCTGGCTTGGCGGCGGGATGGGGCAGATCGATACGTTTGACCCCAAGCGTAAGGGCGATCCTAGCAAGAAGCAGGCAGGTTCCTACTACAACTCGATTCCGACGGCTGTCGATGGAGTGGAGCTTTGTGAGCATCTTCCCAAGGTGGCTTCGATCATGGATCGAGTCACGGCGGTCCGTACGGTGAATCACTCGGTGATTGACGAACACGCCGCGGCGACGAACTGGATGCATGTGGGCCGCCCGGTGAGTGGCACGGTCGTGTATCCTTCGCTTGGCTCAATTATCGCTCACGAGCGGGGAGCCGTTTCGGAGACGGCGCCTCCCTACGTACTGATTGGTTATCCCAATAGTTCGCGGGGCCCTGGATTCCTCGGCGCCCAGCATAGCTACCTGTATCTCACTGAGACGGGACGGGGACCGGCTGGTCTTTCTCGTCCCGATGGCATCACGCCAGAACGGCAGTTGCGTCGTGAAAAGTATCTGACGGCTCTTCGCGGTGTCCAACCAGAAACAGTGGATTCCCGGTTGCGTGACTACGAAGCGGCGGCTGAACTGAGCCTGAAGCTGAGTGGACCTGAGTTCATGAAGAGCTTTGCCCTCGATAGTGAACCGGCCGAGTTGCGGGAGAGCTACGGAGGTGAGTTCGGGCAACGGTGTCTGCTTTCGCGTCGACTCGTCCAGCGAGGTGTCCGTTTCATTGAGGTATCTCACAACCTCAATTTCCTCAACGGAGCAGGGTGGGACGTGCACAATCGAGGCATTCTCGATCAGCACAAGCTGATTCGTGAAATGGACGATGCCGTCTCCACGCTGATTCTCGACCTGGAGAACCAGAAGCTGTTGGATAAGACGCTCGTGGTCATCACAACCGAGTTCGGTCGACCTCCTCAATTCGATGGTGGCGGCGGACGCGGGCATCAAGGCTCAGCGTTCACTTGTGTGCTGGCCGGTGGTGGCCTCAAGCATCAAGGAGCGTACGGCGAAACGGATGAGCTTTCGCAGAAGATTGTTTCTGATCCCGTATCAGTGCCGGACTTCTTTGCGACCATTCATGCTTCGCTGGGAATTGACTACGCGAAGTCGCTCTACGACGGAGATCGGCCTGTGCCCATCACCGACGGTGGAAAACCGATTGCCAAGTTGTTTGGGTAG
- a CDS encoding glycosyltransferase family 2 protein — MNTTLSIVVPCYNESKNLDRLVSAFRDAIGDRKDIELVLVDNGSKDDTPEVMAQLLAHPENAFARAVQIDVNQGYGYGILFGLRKSHGEYLAWTHADLQTPPEDVIRALDCLMQMPNPKNSLVRGNRKGRPFFDQFFTSAMGWVASAALSGSYFDVNAQPKVFHHSLMQHMDEAPYDFTLDLYILYVASELKMDIELVDVRFDLRTEGESKGGGTLLGKYRLCKRTFGQIWKLRKALKQSQRTFTSKQDEAPAKQRSAA, encoded by the coding sequence TTGAATACCACACTTTCCATCGTCGTCCCTTGTTACAACGAATCGAAAAACCTGGACCGACTGGTCTCGGCATTTCGGGACGCGATCGGTGACCGAAAAGATATCGAGCTCGTGCTGGTCGATAACGGGTCGAAAGACGACACACCGGAAGTCATGGCTCAACTGCTGGCTCATCCCGAGAACGCATTTGCCCGAGCGGTTCAGATCGACGTCAATCAAGGCTATGGCTATGGCATTCTGTTCGGTCTCCGCAAAAGCCACGGCGAATACCTGGCTTGGACGCATGCCGACCTGCAAACTCCGCCTGAGGACGTGATTCGGGCTTTAGACTGCCTCATGCAGATGCCCAATCCCAAGAACTCGCTGGTCCGCGGCAATCGTAAGGGTCGCCCGTTTTTCGATCAGTTCTTTACCTCCGCGATGGGCTGGGTTGCTTCGGCAGCGCTGAGCGGTTCCTACTTCGACGTCAACGCCCAGCCCAAGGTGTTCCATCATTCATTGATGCAACACATGGACGAAGCTCCCTACGACTTCACCCTTGACCTCTACATACTGTACGTGGCAAGCGAACTGAAGATGGACATTGAACTGGTGGATGTCCGATTCGATTTGCGTACCGAAGGCGAATCCAAGGGAGGCGGAACGCTACTTGGCAAGTATCGCCTTTGCAAACGAACCTTTGGTCAGATCTGGAAACTGCGTAAGGCGCTCAAACAGTCGCAACGCACGTTTACATCCAAGCAGGATGAAGCTCCTGCAAAGCAACGCTCTGCCGCGTAG
- a CDS encoding efflux RND transporter periplasmic adaptor subunit — MKRNVLRVTITLALTLFIAIGCGRRRQMPKVEPPDVTVAPAIKRQVVDFSEYTGHIEAVSSVDVYAKVSGYLQKVAFEDGAVVKEGDLLFEIDKRTYQAEYDQAVSQKKLYVAKNELAQATLARNKKLVGSGAVSQELFDESVAAANEAAAQVDAADSEIAARKVDLEYCTIDAAISGRIDRTYVTDGNLIQSGVGAPTLLTTIVSVDPIYAYFDVDELALLSYIQRHDSESSLKKDGSLRDLKIPVQIYLADDSEYPHLGTIDFGSNQVNAGSGTLTVRAVIPNPEAVLRPGLFVRVKVAAKAPYDAVLVPESAIGADQSDRYVYILDEEGNAERRSVQLGTKQGSLRVIKEGLAEGEKVIVNGLLLVRPGKPVKPQDTTMPEPPPIDDTILRSASGNKDPMSNPAPQQPSNPSNQPPAPMPGGS, encoded by the coding sequence ATGAAGCGGAACGTGCTTCGCGTGACGATTACTTTGGCACTTACCCTTTTTATTGCCATCGGTTGTGGCCGTCGGCGGCAAATGCCAAAAGTTGAACCGCCGGATGTAACCGTAGCCCCGGCCATCAAGCGTCAGGTGGTCGACTTCAGCGAGTACACAGGCCATATCGAGGCCGTTTCTTCGGTCGACGTTTACGCCAAAGTCTCCGGCTACCTCCAGAAAGTCGCTTTTGAAGACGGTGCGGTCGTCAAAGAGGGGGATCTTCTCTTCGAGATCGACAAACGAACCTATCAGGCCGAATACGATCAGGCGGTTTCCCAGAAAAAGCTTTATGTCGCCAAGAATGAGTTGGCTCAAGCGACCTTGGCACGCAATAAGAAGCTGGTCGGAAGTGGTGCGGTCAGCCAAGAACTTTTCGATGAAAGCGTCGCGGCGGCGAATGAGGCGGCCGCTCAGGTTGACGCCGCAGATTCAGAAATTGCCGCCCGAAAAGTCGACCTTGAGTATTGCACGATCGATGCCGCCATCAGTGGACGGATTGATCGAACGTACGTCACCGATGGAAATCTGATTCAAAGTGGCGTCGGAGCGCCGACACTGCTCACCACCATTGTTTCGGTCGACCCGATCTACGCCTACTTCGACGTCGATGAGCTCGCTTTGTTGAGCTATATCCAGCGGCATGATTCCGAGTCCAGCCTGAAAAAGGATGGCTCGCTCCGAGATCTGAAGATCCCGGTTCAAATCTATCTTGCCGATGACTCCGAGTACCCCCATCTGGGCACGATTGATTTCGGCTCGAACCAGGTCAACGCTGGCTCTGGTACCCTGACGGTTCGTGCCGTGATTCCGAATCCGGAGGCAGTACTTCGTCCGGGGCTTTTTGTTCGCGTGAAGGTTGCCGCCAAAGCCCCTTACGATGCCGTGCTCGTTCCCGAGAGCGCTATCGGTGCCGACCAAAGTGATCGGTATGTCTACATCCTTGATGAAGAGGGCAACGCCGAGCGTCGCAGTGTTCAGCTGGGCACCAAGCAAGGCTCTCTACGCGTCATTAAAGAAGGTCTTGCTGAAGGCGAGAAAGTCATTGTGAATGGGCTGCTGCTTGTGCGACCGGGCAAACCGGTCAAACCGCAGGACACGACCATGCCGGAACCTCCTCCGATCGATGACACCATCCTTCGCTCTGCCAGCGGCAACAAGGACCCAATGTCGAATCCGGCTCCGCAGCAACCCTCAAATCCGTCGAACCAGCCCCCTGCTCCAATGCCTGGTGGTTCCTAA